The genomic window AATTCCCGTGCGATTACTGCTCTAGGATTTTCCAGTAACTCCTGTTTATAGGCTTCACTCTTCCAAGCTCTAGCAATGATTTTCGCTTCTAGATTTTCTTGGGTATTATCTAATGTTTGTTCTTGTTCGCTCATTTTTTCTCCTTAATTCAATGATAAATTGAGTAGTAGAAATTGTGGATATGTATCGTGAAAATTCTGGAAATTAGCTACTTAGCCTTGTCTTTACGCCGCTGGGTAAATCGTCTGAACTGGTCAACAGCAACACTAAGGACAGATGAAAATATTCCTTTAGACAACTCTATTTTACCAGCTATACCTCCAGCTACTTGTGCTAGTTCTTCATCGGAAATATCCTTTAAATCTGCTGCTGAAAAGTCTGGGCGCATAGGCAGTACAAAGTACAAACTTGTCGAAGTTTCTTCTAAAATTTGTACATTCACTTCTGCGGGTAATTCCACATCGAATTCCCGTGAAATTACTGCTTTAGGATTTTTGAGTAACTCTTGTTTATAAGCCTCACTCTTCCAAGCTCTAGCAATAATTTTTGCTTCCAGATTTTCTTGGCTATTCTCTAGTGTTTGTTCTTGTTCACTCATTTGCCTGTACACTTAGTATTTACTTAGTCAACTAAATCTGAACAAAGTATTTCATCAACCCAGATATATTGTTCTAGGATGAGGCGAGAAGGTGTTTTTTTTGAACTCATTTGTTGAACTAACATAAGTTCGTTGTCTTTTTGTAGTTCAACATTTAAATGATATTAAGTAAA from Nostoc sp. UHCC 0870 includes these protein-coding regions:
- a CDS encoding NHLP leader peptide family RiPP precursor, with translation MSEQEQTLENSQENLEAKIIARAWKSEAYKQELLKNPKAVISREFDVELPAEVNVQILEETSTSLYFVLPMRPDFSAADLKDISDEELAQVAGGIAGKIELSKGIFSSVLSVAVDQFRRFTQRRKDKAK